GCGACGCGATCTATCTGGCGCCCGATCCGGATCGCGAGGGGGAGGCGATCGCCTGGCACCTGCGGGAGGTGCTCACCGCGAGCGCCAAGGACAAACCGTTCTATCGCGTTCAATACAATGAAATCACACCGCGCGCGGTGCGCGCGGCGATCGAAAATCCAGGCGTGATCAACATGAACCGGGTTGACGCCCAGCAGGCGCGGCGGATCTTGGACCGGATCGTCGGGTACCAGGTGAGTCCGCTGCTCTGGCGGCAGGTTCGAAGAGGCCTCAGCGCCGGCCGGGTGCAGTCGGTGGCGCTCCGTCTCGTCTGCGAACGGGAGCAGGCGATCCGTGCGTTTGTCTCCGAGTCCTACTGGATTCTCGGGGCGCGGGTGCGCAAGGAGACCGCCTCAGCCGACCCGTTCACGATCAAGCTGGCCAAGATGGACGGCGAGAAGGCCGACCTCCGTGCCGAGTCGTCGGCATCTGCGGTGCTGGCCGATCTGGACGGACGGCGGTTGCGGGTGGGCGACATCCGCCTGCGGCCGGTGACGCGGCGGGCGATGCCGCCGTTCACCACCAGCACGTTGCAACAGGCCGCGTCGAGCGTGTGCGGCTTCTCCCCGAGCCGGACCATGGGTCTGGCACAGAAGCTGTACGAGGGCGTGGAACTCGGCGCGGGCGAAGGGATCGTCGGTCTGATCACCTATATGCGCACCGACTCGGTCGCCATTTCACGCGACGCGCAGGCGGCGGCGCGGAACTTCATCGTTTCCGAGTATGGCGACGCGTACTATCCCGAGGCGCCCAACAGCTTCAAGAGCCGGGCGGGCGCGCAGGAGGCTCACGAGGCGATTCGGCCCACGGATGTGACGCGAACGCCGCAGAGCCTCAAAGGGGTTTTGGACACGCCCTCCCTGCGCCTGTACGACCTGATCTGGAGGCGTTTCTTGGCCAGCCAGATGGCGTGCGCGCGGATTGAGCAGCGGACCGCCGTGGTGGTTTCGGAGCCGCCGCCCGCGCAGCAGCACCGGTACGAGCTGACCGCATCGGCTTCCGAGGTGCTGTTCCCCGGCTTCCTGAAGGTGATGGAACTGGACATCCGCAAGACGCGGGAGGCGGAGGGCGACGAATCCGAGGTGGCCGACGAGGTGGACAAGCTGCCCCCGCTGGCAATCGGCGAGACGCTCGATCTGGTTGAGTGGCTCAGCGATCGCAAGGAGACCAAGCCACCGCCGCGTTTCACCGAAGCCGCGCTGGTGAAGGCCCTCGAAGCCAACGGCGTGGGACGTCCGAGCACCTACGCCGCGATCATCGAGACCCTCGACGCGCGCACCTATGTGTCGCGCGAAAAGCGGATGCTCATCCCCAGCACCCTTGGCATGCAGGTCAACGACCTGCTCGTCGCGAAGCTCGGCGACCTGTTCGACGTCGGGTTCACGGCCGCCATGGAAGAATCGCTCGATCAGATCGAAGACGGCGGGGTCCAGTGGACCGATATGATGGGTGCTTTTTACACGCGGTTTAGCGCGTGGATGACCAATGCCAAGGAGCCGCCGGCCGATCTGAACACGGTTCATGCGATCTTCAGCATGCTCCTCCAGGTGCGTGTGTGGGGGCCGGAGGTCAAACTGGGCAAGCGAAAATACAGCGACGAGAATTTCGTGGCGTCGGTGCGTCAACAGGAAGCCGACGGAGAAAAGCCCGTCTCGGATAAGCAGTTAGAGGCCTTGGCGCGCATTGCGGTGCGTTATCGCGACCAGATTAGCGGAGGTGAAAATGAGTTGATCCGGCTCGGGTTTGAGCGTCTCGTGGCGGCGGATAACGCGGCGCCGTCGCACGAGGAATCGGACCGACGCTTCGAGTTGTTGCGGACCATCGAGCTGAGCGAGGAGCAACGGCGTTTTGTCGAGTCGCTGCACGATCAAACCCGCGTGGGTCGGAAACTCTCCGAGAATCAGATGGGGGCGCTCAACCGGATACTCATCCGAAACGCCGCGCAAATCCCGGATTTTGACCAGATCAAAGGGACCCTGAACATTGCCGAAGCGGATGCGGTGGCGGAGGTCGACAACGAGAGCGGTCCGTTGCTGGAGCTGATGGCGTCGGTCACGGTCTGGCGCGAGCCGACCCAGCGGGGCAAGATGACCTTTGACGACCACTCCTTTTACGAGAGCCTGGCCAAACAGTATGGTTTCAAGAAGTTCCTTTCACTGCGGCAGCGGTCGGCGCTCAAGAAGCTGGTCTCGCGCTATCACGAACAGATTCCCGGTTTTGCTGAAGCGGCCAGCCGGCTGGGCCTGCAGATCCGCGCTGCCGCCCCGGCGAAGGCATGACTGGCATCCGGGAATGGGATGAACCCTGAAGGTGGCGGATGCGGGATTATGATAAACAGCGTGTGATCGCCGAGGCGCTCGCCGCCGGCGCTCCGGGGCACGCGCATCTGATGGGCATTGGCGGGGTGGGCGTGGCGGGGCTGGCCACGCTGCTCGCAGCCCGAACGTGGACGGTCGACGGCTGCGACGCGGCCCTCAATCCGTTGACCGCCCGCGCGCAAGCGGCTGGCCTGGCGGTCGCCCCGGCGCACGCCCCGGCGCACCTCGCCCCGTTGGTCGAGGCCCGCCGTTCCGGCAGCCCGGTGTGCGTGATTCGCAGCACGGCGATCACCGACGAGGAACCCGAGATTGCGGCTGCGCGCGCGGCCGGCATTCCGGTTCTCCACCGGGGGGTCGCGCTCGCCGCCTGGGTGTCGGCGGCGCCGCACAGCGTGGCGGTGTGCGGCGCGCACGGCAAGACGACGACATCCTTGTTTTCTACACGCTTGTTTCAAGAACTGGGACACGCCGTCGAGTGGTGCCTCGGCGGCGAAACCCCGAGCTTGGGCGCAGGCGCGGGTCGGAGCGGCGGCAGCGGTGTGCGCCACCTCGTGGTGGAGGCGGACGAAAGCGACGGCACGCTTGCGCTTTATCGCCCGCACGTCACGGTTGTCACCAACATCGACATCGACCATTTGGAGCACTTCGCCGGCATCGAGGATCTGGTGGCATGCTACCGGCGCGTGGTGGCGGCGACCCGTTCAGGCGTGGCGTGGTGTGCCGACAACCCGCTGGCCGCCGAGGTGTGCGGGCGGGTCTGCGATGGCGTTCACGCGGTGTCATTCGGGTTTTCCGAGACGGCGTGGTTGCGTGCGTCAGACGCGGTGTGCGGTCCCGACCGTTGCGCGTTCACCGTGTCTGCCGGGGGGCGGTCGCTTGGCGGAGTGGTGATCGGCGTGCCGGGCCGTCACAATATTCTGAATGCGCTCGGTGCGCTTGCCGCAGCTGTGGCTTCTGGCGTCCCGCCTGAGGAGGCGGTCGGCCGGCTGGCTGCGGCATGCACCGCGTTGCCCAATCGGCGTTTTGAGACTGTGGCGCAGGTCCACGGCGCCCGCGTGATTGTCGATTATGCGCATCATCCCGAAGAGATCCGAGCGTTGATTGCCCAGACGATGGGGGGTGGCTTCGGGCGGATCACGGCGGTGTTTCAGCCCCATCGGTACACCCGGACGTTGGCGCTGCGAGATGCGTTCCCGGCGGCTTTTGACGGCGCGGACCGGGTGATCGTGATGCCGGTCTACGCGGCTTCCGAGCTGCCGCTCGCGGGCGGTTCTGCGGAGGATTTGTACGCCGCGTTTCGCCGCCTCCGGCCGGCGATGCGGGTGCTGCTCGCCGACACGCACGACGAGGCTTGGCACGCCGCACACATCGGACTCGCCCCAGACGACGTGCTGCTGGTGGTGGGGGCGGGCGATGTCGTGGCGCTGGCCGCGCGGGCGCGGGCCTTTTCTGCTGCGGCGACGCCACCGCCGACGGCCGACGCCATTGCTGACGCGCCGCTGGGGCGGATGACCACGTTTGGCGTGGGCGGTTCGGCCGACTGGTTCATGCGGGCCGGAGACGAGGCTGCGCTCGTGCGCGCGCTTGTGGCCGCGTCGAATCGGGGGATGCCGGTACAGGTTCTCGGCGGCGGATCCAACACCCTGGTGGCAGACGGAGGCGTCGCCGGCTTCGTGATCCGCCTGTCGGGTCCAGAGTTCCAGAGGTATGAACGGATCGGTGGGGGCGAGGTGGAGGTCGGTTGCGGCCTCGCGGGATCGGCGCTGCTCGACCGACTCGAAGCGGACGGGCTGGCGGGACTCGAATGTCTGGAGGGCGTGCCGGGGCTGGTCGGCGGGTGGCTGGCGATGAATGCTGGCACCCACGGCGGTTCGGTCGGCGGGCGGGTGTCTGAGATTCGTTGTTTGAATTTTGACGGCACGCCCGCTATACTATCTCCTACACGGTGCGGATTCGGCTACCGGCGATGTCTCGGCTTGCGTGATCGCGTGGCGGTTTCGGTGCGATTGAGTCTGGACGCCGAATCGCCTGCGGTGGTTCGGCGGCGGCGCGAAGCGTTCCGTGTGAGGCGGACGGCGTTGGACGGGTTACGAACAGCGGGATCTGTTTTTAGGAATCCGGACGGCGATTTTGCCGGTCGGCTGCTGGAGGCAGCCGGGTGCAAGACGATGCGGGTCGGTGGGGCGGCCGTGTTTGGCGGTCATGCCAACGTGATTGTGGCCGGGGCGGAAGCGACCGCCTCGGATGTTCTGGCGCTGATGCGCCTGATGGCGGGGGCGGTTGACGCGCGCTGGGGTGTCCGGCTGACGCCTGAGGTGCGGCTGTTGAGATAGGGGCGATATGCGGTTCAAACGGGTTGCGGTGGTGATGGGTGGCACGTCGAGCGAACGCGAGATTTCGTTGCGCTCGGGCCGCGCGATTGCGGCCGGGCTTGCGGCGTCCGGTTATTCCGTCGTTCCCGTGGTTTT
This window of the Lentisphaerota bacterium genome carries:
- the topA gene encoding type I DNA topoisomerase, encoding MAKHLIIVESPAKAKTIGKILGSGFDVKSSVGHIRDLPERTLGVDIENGFAPKYVLSKNKTKVVNELRKAAKACDAIYLAPDPDREGEAIAWHLREVLTASAKDKPFYRVQYNEITPRAVRAAIENPGVINMNRVDAQQARRILDRIVGYQVSPLLWRQVRRGLSAGRVQSVALRLVCEREQAIRAFVSESYWILGARVRKETASADPFTIKLAKMDGEKADLRAESSASAVLADLDGRRLRVGDIRLRPVTRRAMPPFTTSTLQQAASSVCGFSPSRTMGLAQKLYEGVELGAGEGIVGLITYMRTDSVAISRDAQAAARNFIVSEYGDAYYPEAPNSFKSRAGAQEAHEAIRPTDVTRTPQSLKGVLDTPSLRLYDLIWRRFLASQMACARIEQRTAVVVSEPPPAQQHRYELTASASEVLFPGFLKVMELDIRKTREAEGDESEVADEVDKLPPLAIGETLDLVEWLSDRKETKPPPRFTEAALVKALEANGVGRPSTYAAIIETLDARTYVSREKRMLIPSTLGMQVNDLLVAKLGDLFDVGFTAAMEESLDQIEDGGVQWTDMMGAFYTRFSAWMTNAKEPPADLNTVHAIFSMLLQVRVWGPEVKLGKRKYSDENFVASVRQQEADGEKPVSDKQLEALARIAVRYRDQISGGENELIRLGFERLVAADNAAPSHEESDRRFELLRTIELSEEQRRFVESLHDQTRVGRKLSENQMGALNRILIRNAAQIPDFDQIKGTLNIAEADAVAEVDNESGPLLELMASVTVWREPTQRGKMTFDDHSFYESLAKQYGFKKFLSLRQRSALKKLVSRYHEQIPGFAEAASRLGLQIRAAAPAKA
- the murB gene encoding UDP-N-acetylmuramate dehydrogenase, translated to MRDYDKQRVIAEALAAGAPGHAHLMGIGGVGVAGLATLLAARTWTVDGCDAALNPLTARAQAAGLAVAPAHAPAHLAPLVEARRSGSPVCVIRSTAITDEEPEIAAARAAGIPVLHRGVALAAWVSAAPHSVAVCGAHGKTTTSLFSTRLFQELGHAVEWCLGGETPSLGAGAGRSGGSGVRHLVVEADESDGTLALYRPHVTVVTNIDIDHLEHFAGIEDLVACYRRVVAATRSGVAWCADNPLAAEVCGRVCDGVHAVSFGFSETAWLRASDAVCGPDRCAFTVSAGGRSLGGVVIGVPGRHNILNALGALAAAVASGVPPEEAVGRLAAACTALPNRRFETVAQVHGARVIVDYAHHPEEIRALIAQTMGGGFGRITAVFQPHRYTRTLALRDAFPAAFDGADRVIVMPVYAASELPLAGGSAEDLYAAFRRLRPAMRVLLADTHDEAWHAAHIGLAPDDVLLVVGAGDVVALAARARAFSAAATPPPTADAIADAPLGRMTTFGVGGSADWFMRAGDEAALVRALVAASNRGMPVQVLGGGSNTLVADGGVAGFVIRLSGPEFQRYERIGGGEVEVGCGLAGSALLDRLEADGLAGLECLEGVPGLVGGWLAMNAGTHGGSVGGRVSEIRCLNFDGTPAILSPTRCGFGYRRCLGLRDRVAVSVRLSLDAESPAVVRRRREAFRVRRTALDGLRTAGSVFRNPDGDFAGRLLEAAGCKTMRVGGAAVFGGHANVIVAGAEATASDVLALMRLMAGAVDARWGVRLTPEVRLLR